A genome region from Chitinophagales bacterium includes the following:
- a CDS encoding nucleotide exchange factor GrpE produces MEQQPENIETVENTNHTEAAQTTDTNNSTPSVENTQEEVLQLKQQVEELKDKYIRLYADFDNAKKRHAREQLELIQTAGKGVIQDLLPVLDDFERALKTLETATEVAAAKEGIQLIHHKLAATLTAKGLQPMESLHKEFNINEHEALTEIPAPTAELAGKVVDEIQKGYLLNGKIIRFAKVVVGK; encoded by the coding sequence ATGGAACAGCAACCTGAAAACATTGAAACAGTGGAAAATACCAACCATACAGAAGCAGCGCAAACTACAGACACCAACAATAGCACACCTTCGGTAGAAAATACTCAAGAAGAAGTATTGCAATTAAAACAGCAAGTAGAAGAATTGAAAGACAAATACATTCGCCTATATGCCGATTTCGACAATGCCAAAAAACGCCACGCTCGCGAACAATTGGAATTGATACAAACTGCAGGCAAAGGAGTTATCCAAGATTTATTGCCGGTTTTAGATGATTTTGAAAGAGCTTTGAAAACATTAGAAACCGCCACCGAAGTAGCCGCAGCAAAAGAAGGCATACAACTTATTCACCATAAACTTGCCGCCACTTTAACAGCAAAAGGTTTGCAACCAATGGAATCTTTGCATAAAGAGTTTAACATAAACGAACACGAAGCTCTGACAGAAATTCCTGCCCCAACAGCCGAATTAGCAGGCAAAGTGGTAGATGAAATTCAAAAAGGTTATCTCCTAAACGGAAAAATTATTCGCTTTGCCAAAGTAGTGGTGGGCAAATAA
- a CDS encoding SRPBCC family protein, translating to MFKKVLIYLSCVITLYACVCAFLPSYFLFERKVAVARSKEVPFAAVASFRNWQYWSPWSDTSIHITFKGPETHVGAEMQWESNVDGGGGSNKIVDFTPYSYIKIETFTKRIGKPIYMEFKFEETAPKNCEVRWIQSGNLSFFERPFGLLMEKAMSKDIEQGLLQLKAAAEANN from the coding sequence ATGTTTAAGAAGGTACTTATCTATTTAAGTTGCGTAATTACACTGTATGCGTGTGTTTGCGCCTTTTTGCCTTCTTACTTTTTATTTGAAAGAAAGGTTGCTGTTGCGCGTTCAAAAGAGGTGCCCTTTGCTGCAGTTGCAAGTTTTAGAAATTGGCAATATTGGAGTCCGTGGAGCGATACGAGCATTCATATAACATTTAAGGGGCCTGAAACACATGTTGGTGCAGAAATGCAATGGGAAAGCAATGTTGATGGTGGTGGAGGTAGTAATAAAATAGTTGATTTTACGCCTTATAGTTACATAAAAATAGAAACCTTTACCAAGCGTATTGGCAAGCCCATTTACATGGAATTTAAGTTTGAAGAAACTGCTCCGAAAAATTGCGAAGTGCGGTGGATACAATCGGGCAACCTCTCTTTTTTTGAGCGCCCTTTTGGGTTGCTTATGGAAAAAGCCATGAGCAAGGATATAGAGCAAGGTTTGTTGCAACTGAAGGCTGCAGCAGAAGCCAATAATTAA
- a CDS encoding tetratricopeptide repeat protein, with protein sequence MEEPNKNSLEHELSISQEAPKSGFNFTIVVLLAVVVVSIGIAAFLFIKKSKPESKSTAEATVQQLSPQEQLAVAIQAVEKQPNIHNFINLGLAYFNNGKFVESIAVNMQIIQADTNNTVALNNICAAYNNLGHYEEAIYFGKKALEKDTANTLAKNNIAFSEAKIKHIAALQQKVQGNAAKGEFIELGLYYYQRKEFKQAIATFEKGLAQHSKDVLLLNNLCASYCEIKQWEKALPYCEEALKLQPDYNLAKNNLQWAKDGKAGKYN encoded by the coding sequence ATGGAAGAGCCAAATAAAAATTCATTGGAGCACGAATTAAGTATCTCACAAGAAGCGCCTAAGTCCGGTTTTAATTTTACCATTGTTGTTTTATTGGCAGTGGTAGTAGTCAGTATAGGAATTGCAGCATTTTTATTTATTAAGAAAAGCAAGCCGGAGTCTAAGAGTACTGCCGAGGCAACCGTGCAGCAGTTGAGTCCGCAAGAGCAATTAGCAGTGGCAATTCAAGCCGTTGAGAAGCAGCCCAATATCCATAATTTCATAAACTTGGGATTAGCATATTTCAATAATGGAAAGTTTGTGGAATCTATTGCCGTAAACATGCAAATCATACAAGCCGATACAAATAATACTGTTGCATTGAATAATATTTGCGCAGCCTATAATAACTTGGGACACTATGAAGAAGCCATCTATTTCGGTAAAAAGGCATTGGAAAAGGATACAGCCAACACACTGGCAAAAAATAACATAGCTTTTTCTGAAGCTAAAATAAAGCATATTGCAGCATTGCAGCAGAAAGTGCAAGGGAACGCTGCCAAAGGTGAGTTTATTGAATTGGGCTTGTATTATTATCAGCGCAAAGAGTTTAAACAAGCCATTGCTACGTTTGAAAAAGGATTGGCACAACATTCAAAAGACGTATTGCTGTTGAATAATTTATGTGCGTCATATTGCGAAATAAAGCAGTGGGAAAAGGCACTGCCATATTGCGAAGAGGCGCTGAAACTTCAGCCCGATTACAACCTGGCAAAAAATAATTTGCAGTGGGCAAAAGACGGTAAGGCAGGAAAATACAACTAA
- a CDS encoding glutamine synthetase, whose translation MTTKQIIEYVKQHPLQKVKLAITDIDGILRGKYVSTEKFLSIAESSFGFCDVVFGWDSNDVAYDNVRFTGWHTGYPDALVKVDLASFRTIPWEMDVPFFLGSFVNEKSEPIQVCPRQLLHKVKQQADKAGFTAYFSQEFEWFNFAETPESFHEKGYSNPTPLTPGMFGYSILRSSLKNEFFTDLFELLRKFNVPIEGLHTETGPGTYEAAIRYGLIEESADRAVLFKSAVKEIAYKHGIMASFMAKWNENLPGCSGHVHQSLWDKASKKNLFYDEKDKQKMSDTMKSYIAGQLHCLPFILPMFAPTVNSYKRLVEGAWAPTTVTWSVDNRTVALRALPCGSKSARLETRVVGSDSNPYLAMAACLAAGLYGVKNKLKLLQPASVGNGYRDTSNGTLPRNLWEATQAMKESKLATELFGKEFVEHFTASREWEWRQYSKVVTDWEIKRYFEII comes from the coding sequence ATGACAACCAAGCAGATTATCGAATACGTAAAGCAGCATCCGCTTCAAAAAGTAAAATTGGCAATAACCGATATAGACGGCATTTTGCGTGGGAAGTACGTGAGCACAGAAAAATTTCTTTCAATTGCCGAAAGTTCTTTCGGTTTTTGCGATGTAGTTTTTGGTTGGGATAGCAACGATGTGGCTTACGATAATGTGCGGTTTACAGGTTGGCATACAGGTTACCCCGATGCATTGGTAAAGGTAGATTTAGCTTCCTTTAGAACCATTCCGTGGGAAATGGATGTGCCATTTTTCCTCGGTTCATTTGTAAATGAAAAAAGCGAGCCAATACAAGTATGCCCAAGGCAATTATTACATAAAGTAAAGCAACAAGCAGATAAGGCAGGTTTTACAGCCTATTTTAGCCAAGAATTTGAATGGTTTAACTTTGCCGAAACGCCCGAGTCTTTTCACGAAAAAGGCTATAGCAACCCAACACCGCTCACTCCGGGAATGTTTGGATATTCAATTTTAAGAAGTTCGTTAAAGAATGAATTTTTTACAGACTTGTTTGAATTGCTACGCAAATTTAATGTGCCGATAGAAGGGCTGCACACAGAAACCGGCCCGGGTACTTACGAAGCGGCTATTCGTTACGGTTTAATCGAAGAGTCGGCCGATAGAGCCGTTTTATTTAAATCTGCCGTAAAAGAAATTGCATACAAGCATGGAATTATGGCAAGTTTTATGGCAAAGTGGAACGAAAATTTGCCGGGATGCAGCGGGCATGTTCACCAAAGTTTGTGGGATAAGGCATCTAAAAAGAATCTCTTTTACGATGAAAAAGATAAACAAAAAATGAGCGATACCATGAAGAGCTACATTGCAGGCCAATTGCATTGTTTGCCCTTTATATTGCCCATGTTTGCCCCAACCGTAAATTCATATAAGCGCCTGGTAGAAGGTGCTTGGGCACCAACCACCGTAACATGGAGTGTAGATAACCGCACCGTAGCTTTGCGCGCATTGCCTTGTGGCAGTAAATCGGCTCGTTTAGAAACAAGAGTGGTGGGCAGCGACAGCAACCCATATTTAGCAATGGCAGCTTGCTTAGCAGCCGGTTTATATGGTGTTAAAAACAAGTTGAAATTATTGCAGCCCGCATCGGTAGGAAACGGCTATCGCGATACAAGCAATGGCACATTGCCACGCAATCTTTGGGAGGCAACACAAGCAATGAAAGAAAGCAAACTTGCAACCGAACTTTTCGGAAAAGAGTTTGTGGAACACTTTACTGCCAGCCGTGAATGGGAGTGGAGGCAGTATAGCAAAGTAGTTACCGATTGGGAAATAAAAAGGTATTTCGAAATTATCTAG
- a CDS encoding SBBP repeat-containing protein translates to MQIKLHHTLWAIVCVVFFNTASSQNFNWAYAAGGMGNDVGTSIATDANGNVYVSGNVSGGGYFGNQYVSGTVFEVFLAKYDAAGNVLWAKSYGGLKNEKAYSISITADAVYVCGYFEDTATFGNTTLVALGNYDVFVMKTDLNGNEIWTKQAGGLNDDIAFGITADANDNVYVCGTYKTKLTIGNLELQTTNPFTESFIFSLDKNGNTRWAKTSKGNNNNSAFGIAWNKHQAITVAGFLGSNFSLDSTTIVSQTSSYDAFVASFDLDGNLRWLSQTGSAAEDQAMAVTCDTAGNSYVTGYIGGTATIANTALPFYGWNDIFIAKLNNDGQFLWARHGGGAKLDLGTSITVDEESNVYIAGMFENSITFGSTQLTDADRGVFLASYTTDGNFRFAQAAGDVQTDAALGIAVKNSTAFITGYYLFKCKFGNFAMPYADFFNIFIAAYSVPKVLSVSDHWESDIRFFPNPASDVLYISTSETTQLSIIDIQGKELLNTTLTNGTQAVSTTAFPAGILLLKFNSGNGLSGTAKLIKE, encoded by the coding sequence ATGCAAATTAAGCTACACCACACACTTTGGGCTATAGTTTGCGTAGTGTTTTTCAATACTGCCTCCTCTCAAAATTTCAATTGGGCTTATGCTGCCGGAGGTATGGGCAACGATGTGGGAACATCAATTGCTACCGATGCCAATGGCAATGTATATGTTTCAGGCAATGTTTCCGGAGGTGGCTACTTCGGCAACCAATATGTTTCGGGTACTGTTTTTGAAGTTTTTCTTGCTAAATACGATGCTGCCGGCAATGTGCTTTGGGCTAAAAGCTATGGTGGCTTAAAAAACGAAAAAGCATATTCTATAAGTATTACAGCTGATGCAGTTTATGTATGCGGCTATTTTGAAGACACTGCCACCTTTGGCAATACCACACTTGTTGCCCTTGGCAATTACGATGTATTTGTAATGAAAACCGATTTAAACGGCAACGAAATTTGGACAAAACAAGCAGGAGGCTTAAACGATGATATTGCTTTTGGCATTACTGCCGATGCCAACGATAATGTGTATGTATGCGGCACCTATAAAACGAAACTAACCATAGGAAATCTTGAGTTGCAAACCACCAACCCATTTACCGAGAGTTTTATTTTCAGTTTAGATAAAAACGGAAACACACGGTGGGCTAAAACATCTAAAGGCAACAATAACAATTCTGCTTTTGGCATAGCGTGGAATAAACACCAGGCAATTACCGTTGCGGGATTTTTGGGCAGTAATTTTTCATTGGATTCTACTACGATTGTTTCGCAAACTTCTAGCTACGATGCCTTTGTGGCAAGTTTCGATTTAGATGGAAATCTTAGATGGCTATCGCAAACCGGTAGTGCAGCCGAAGACCAAGCTATGGCCGTAACCTGCGACACTGCAGGCAATTCTTATGTAACCGGATACATTGGCGGTACCGCTACTATTGCCAATACAGCTTTGCCTTTTTATGGCTGGAACGATATTTTTATTGCCAAACTCAACAACGATGGACAATTCTTATGGGCAAGGCATGGTGGTGGAGCTAAGCTAGATTTAGGCACGAGCATTACCGTAGATGAGGAGAGCAACGTGTATATAGCAGGTATGTTTGAAAACAGCATCACCTTTGGCAGCACCCAACTTACCGATGCCGATCGCGGTGTTTTTTTAGCGAGTTATACTACCGATGGCAACTTTAGATTTGCACAAGCAGCTGGCGATGTGCAAACCGATGCAGCATTAGGCATAGCTGTAAAAAACAGTACGGCTTTTATTACCGGTTACTATTTATTTAAATGTAAGTTCGGGAATTTCGCAATGCCTTATGCTGACTTCTTCAATATCTTTATTGCAGCATACAGTGTTCCAAAGGTACTTTCGGTAAGCGACCATTGGGAGTCCGACATTCGCTTTTTCCCCAATCCTGCAAGCGATGTGCTATACATTTCAACTTCGGAAACAACACAGTTGTCTATTATAGATATTCAAGGAAAGGAATTGCTAAATACCACCCTTACAAATGGTACGCAAGCTGTTTCAACCACAGCGTTCCCTGCCGGAATTTTATTACTTAAATTCAATTCGGGCAATGGACTAAGCGGCACAGCAAAACTCATAAAGGAGTAA
- the dnaJ gene encoding molecular chaperone DnaJ, producing MKKDYYDILEVTKSASADEIKKAYRKIALKYHPDRNQDNKEAEEKFKEAAVAYEVLSDPEKRKRYDQFGHAGVDGQGGGHYQNAEDVFRNFGDIFGGGGGGGFDPFEAFFGGGGRGNTRSRTKGRKGANLRIKVKLSLHDIAFGVQKNIKVKKHLICHTCNGSGAKDASSIGKCNHCGGSGVVRKVSNTILGQMQTSTTCPVCNGSGESITKKCGSCNGLGTEYGEDALQLDIPAGLQDGMQLSVSGKGNAGENGGPAGDLLVQVEVENDTQLEIEGQNLIYNLTVNFADAVLGTQVEVPTIEGKAKFKVPAGTPSGKIFRLNGKGLPSVNSYGRGDQLIVLNIYSPQHISAEERKLLEKIKESPNFSPKPGEQTERGFFERMRGFFGNEA from the coding sequence ATGAAAAAAGATTATTACGACATTTTAGAAGTAACCAAAAGCGCCTCGGCAGACGAAATAAAAAAGGCCTACCGAAAAATTGCCTTAAAATATCACCCCGATAGAAACCAAGACAATAAAGAAGCCGAAGAAAAATTCAAAGAAGCCGCAGTTGCCTACGAAGTACTCAGCGACCCGGAAAAACGTAAACGCTACGACCAATTTGGACATGCCGGAGTAGATGGACAAGGTGGCGGACACTACCAAAATGCAGAAGATGTGTTTCGCAACTTTGGAGACATTTTTGGTGGCGGTGGCGGTGGTGGTTTCGATCCGTTCGAAGCCTTTTTTGGCGGTGGCGGGCGCGGCAATACGCGATCTAGAACCAAAGGTAGAAAAGGTGCCAACCTTCGTATAAAAGTAAAACTAAGTTTACACGATATTGCCTTTGGAGTTCAAAAAAACATAAAAGTAAAGAAGCATCTAATTTGCCACACATGTAATGGCAGCGGAGCAAAAGATGCCTCTTCTATTGGTAAATGTAACCACTGCGGAGGCAGCGGTGTAGTGCGTAAAGTATCGAACACCATTTTAGGGCAAATGCAAACAAGTACCACTTGCCCAGTGTGTAACGGCAGCGGAGAAAGCATTACCAAAAAATGTGGTTCGTGCAACGGTCTTGGCACAGAATATGGCGAAGATGCTTTGCAATTAGATATTCCGGCAGGCTTGCAAGATGGCATGCAACTTTCTGTTAGCGGAAAAGGAAACGCTGGCGAAAATGGAGGTCCTGCAGGCGATTTATTAGTACAAGTTGAAGTAGAAAACGATACCCAGTTAGAAATAGAAGGCCAAAATTTAATTTACAACCTTACGGTAAATTTTGCCGATGCTGTATTAGGTACACAAGTTGAAGTACCAACTATTGAAGGTAAAGCAAAATTTAAAGTTCCTGCCGGAACACCTTCTGGTAAAATTTTTAGGTTAAACGGCAAAGGTCTTCCATCGGTAAATAGCTACGGACGTGGAGATCAGCTAATTGTACTCAACATTTATTCACCCCAACACATTTCTGCCGAAGAGCGCAAACTCTTAGAAAAAATAAAAGAGTCGCCTAATTTTTCACCTAAGCCGGGAGAACAAACAGAGCGCGGATTCTTTGAAAGAATGCGCGGATTTTTTGGCAACGAAGCATAA
- a CDS encoding CTP synthase — MAKYIFVTGGVTSSLGKGIFAASLAKLLQSRGYRVTIQKFDPYINVDPGTLNPYEHGECYVTEDGAETDLDLGHYERFLNVPTSQANNVTTGRIYLSVITKERQGAYLGKTVQVIPHITDEIKRCMLLLGQSGDYDIVITEIGGTVGDIEAQPYIESVRQLEWELPEGDTLICHLTLLPYLKSAKELKTKPTQHSVKELQALGLQPDILVCRTEIEMSPDIKKKLALFCNVSRDAVIQALDVDSIYAVPLEFQKENLDTIVLSKLRLANNTTCNLDKWKDFLYKLKHPKQEVKIGLVGKYIELQDAYKSIHESFIHAGVANECTVHIESVHSEDIDEHNVHTLLGGLDGVLVAPGFGMRGIEGKIAAIRYVRENNIPFFGICLGMQCAVIEFARNVLGLTDAHSTEMSADTKHPVISMMEEQKQIVDKGGTMRLGSYKCTLANNSLAQQLYGSSNISERHRHRYEFNNAYLEQFKAAGMQATGTNPDNGLVEIVEVPSHPFFIGVQFHPELKSTVENPHPVFKGLVKAAMDYKQKGKEKRLSGASEAVA; from the coding sequence ATGGCTAAATATATTTTTGTAACCGGTGGAGTTACTTCATCGCTTGGTAAAGGAATTTTTGCCGCTTCGTTGGCAAAGCTATTGCAATCGCGTGGCTATAGAGTTACTATTCAAAAATTCGATCCTTATATTAACGTAGATCCGGGAACGCTCAATCCTTATGAGCATGGCGAATGCTATGTTACAGAAGATGGTGCCGAAACAGATTTGGATCTTGGGCATTACGAGCGTTTTCTAAATGTGCCCACTTCGCAAGCAAATAATGTAACTACGGGGAGAATCTACCTCTCTGTTATCACCAAAGAAAGGCAGGGCGCTTACTTAGGGAAAACAGTACAAGTAATTCCGCATATTACCGATGAAATTAAACGCTGCATGTTGCTGTTGGGGCAAAGTGGCGATTACGACATAGTTATCACCGAAATTGGCGGCACGGTAGGTGATATTGAGGCGCAACCTTATATTGAAAGTGTGCGCCAGTTGGAATGGGAGCTGCCCGAAGGCGATACTTTAATTTGCCACCTTACGCTCTTGCCTTATTTAAAGAGCGCAAAGGAACTAAAAACCAAACCTACACAGCACAGTGTTAAGGAATTGCAGGCACTTGGTTTGCAGCCCGACATTTTGGTTTGCAGAACCGAAATTGAAATGAGTCCGGATATTAAAAAGAAGTTGGCTTTGTTTTGCAACGTGAGTCGCGATGCGGTAATCCAGGCTCTAGATGTAGATTCTATTTATGCAGTGCCGCTTGAATTTCAAAAAGAGAATTTAGATACCATTGTATTGAGTAAGTTGCGCTTAGCAAATAATACTACTTGCAATCTTGATAAGTGGAAAGATTTTCTGTATAAACTAAAACACCCAAAGCAAGAAGTTAAAATTGGTTTGGTAGGAAAATATATTGAACTCCAAGACGCATATAAATCAATTCATGAGTCATTTATTCATGCGGGAGTTGCCAATGAATGTACCGTTCATATAGAAAGCGTGCATTCAGAAGATATTGATGAACACAATGTGCATACACTTTTAGGTGGCTTGGATGGCGTGTTGGTTGCGCCCGGCTTTGGTATGCGTGGAATAGAAGGGAAAATTGCCGCTATAAGATATGTGCGCGAAAACAATATTCCGTTTTTTGGAATTTGCTTGGGTATGCAGTGTGCAGTTATAGAGTTTGCCCGCAATGTGTTAGGATTAACCGATGCCCATTCAACCGAAATGAGTGCAGATACCAAGCATCCTGTTATTTCCATGATGGAAGAACAAAAGCAGATTGTAGATAAAGGTGGAACCATGCGTTTGGGTTCTTACAAATGTACTTTAGCCAACAATAGTTTGGCACAGCAGCTTTATGGAAGTTCAAACATAAGTGAACGCCACCGCCACCGCTACGAATTTAATAATGCGTATTTAGAACAATTTAAAGCCGCAGGCATGCAAGCCACTGGCACCAACCCCGATAATGGATTGGTAGAAATTGTTGAAGTACCTTCGCATCCATTCTTTATTGGCGTGCAATTTCACCCCGAGCTAAAAAGTACGGTTGAAAATCCACATCCCGTGTTTAAAGGCCTAGTAAAGGCTGCTATGGATTACAAGCAAAAGGGTAAAGAAAAACGCCTTTCGGGAGCAAGCGAGGCAGTAGCTTAA
- a CDS encoding SurA N-terminal domain-containing protein: protein MAVIGSIRKRSGLLVAVIGLSIVGFLLMDALNSNTSVLRGGRKDTVGKVNGDKILYTDFMRKVDDAVTNLQNRMGAQGQVTDEQRNMLRNQVWDEVVNDKISEANNGKLGLTVTPEELAEITIGNSPHPYILQSFGNSQGGFDAAQVRLFLQGLDNDEQGTEPGTKRKMWTNFEKELKKDQLRQKYANLITKGLSVPTWMAENAYDNQLATADFKYVQLPYSDVKDEEIKPTDDELKSYMKKNAKKYEQEDETRRFEYVTFNIDPSAHDTASALEYLNEKLPDFTSGVNTSDDSVFVKLYSEDPFSIVYSEKEALATSPIADTLFNTPVRSVVGPYVEGGKYKYAKVTDRKLLSDSARVSEIVFSFANVKTQAEADAKRKLFDSVFTLLDSLKGNFAQLAFNYSDNAEAKAKGGDIGWVKRNVKPAHYNDLIFYKAQKGKVYQTATQSELIIFAVTEDKPSKQGVQVAYFTKSIVPSPETERNIYAAASKFASENQTEEKFKAAAQKLSVRTADNVHKNDFNVYGLGNAREVVRWAFNAKKGEVSSIMGVDKKYVVAYLSAVSAKGLPELDAVKDRVKFDYIRDKKAELLAKKLEDTNGANIDAVASKLQKEAVAVSGATFANPSLNGSLFEPTVVGAALGAAVNKVVLPIKGSSGVYAIQVTNKTAAPKATDFTSFTQTLKAQIQNKGSRVQEAQKKLATVEDFRFDFF from the coding sequence ATGGCAGTTATTGGTTCAATACGTAAGCGTTCGGGTTTGTTAGTGGCCGTTATAGGCTTGAGTATCGTGGGTTTTTTGCTCATGGATGCATTAAATAGTAATACCAGCGTTTTGCGCGGTGGAAGAAAAGATACTGTGGGAAAAGTAAACGGAGACAAGATTCTTTACACCGATTTTATGCGTAAGGTAGATGATGCTGTTACCAATCTGCAAAATAGAATGGGTGCACAAGGCCAAGTTACCGATGAGCAACGCAATATGCTTCGCAATCAAGTTTGGGACGAAGTGGTGAACGATAAAATTTCTGAAGCCAATAATGGTAAATTGGGTTTAACCGTAACTCCGGAAGAGTTGGCTGAAATAACGATTGGAAATAGTCCGCATCCATATATTCTTCAAAGTTTTGGGAATTCGCAAGGAGGCTTCGATGCTGCACAAGTGCGTTTATTCTTGCAAGGATTGGATAACGATGAGCAGGGAACAGAGCCGGGAACAAAAAGAAAAATGTGGACTAACTTCGAGAAGGAGTTGAAGAAAGACCAGTTGCGCCAGAAGTATGCTAACCTTATTACCAAAGGCTTGAGTGTGCCTACTTGGATGGCAGAAAATGCTTACGATAACCAACTGGCTACAGCCGATTTTAAATATGTGCAGTTGCCATATAGCGATGTAAAAGACGAAGAAATAAAACCTACCGATGATGAGTTGAAAAGCTATATGAAGAAGAATGCAAAGAAGTATGAGCAAGAAGATGAAACAAGACGTTTTGAATATGTTACTTTTAATATAGACCCATCTGCGCACGATACTGCTTCGGCTTTAGAATACTTGAATGAAAAGCTACCTGATTTTACCTCAGGAGTCAATACTTCAGACGATTCTGTTTTTGTGAAGCTATATAGCGAAGACCCTTTTAGTATTGTGTATTCAGAAAAAGAGGCGTTGGCAACCTCTCCAATTGCAGATACTTTGTTTAATACACCTGTTCGCAGTGTTGTTGGACCTTACGTAGAAGGCGGTAAGTATAAATATGCAAAAGTTACAGATCGCAAATTGCTAAGCGATTCAGCGCGTGTAAGCGAAATTGTGTTCTCTTTTGCTAATGTAAAAACTCAAGCCGAAGCCGATGCCAAACGCAAGTTGTTCGATAGTGTATTTACATTATTAGATTCTTTAAAAGGAAATTTTGCACAGTTAGCATTTAATTATAGCGATAATGCAGAGGCAAAAGCAAAAGGTGGCGATATAGGCTGGGTAAAACGCAATGTAAAGCCTGCTCACTATAACGATTTGATTTTCTATAAAGCACAGAAGGGTAAAGTATATCAAACAGCCACACAAAGCGAACTGATAATTTTTGCTGTTACTGAAGATAAGCCAAGCAAACAGGGTGTTCAAGTGGCATATTTTACTAAATCTATTGTGCCAAGCCCTGAAACAGAAAGAAATATCTACGCGGCAGCCAGCAAGTTTGCTTCTGAAAATCAAACAGAAGAGAAGTTTAAAGCAGCAGCACAAAAGTTAAGTGTTCGCACTGCCGATAATGTACATAAAAACGATTTTAATGTATATGGCTTAGGCAATGCCCGCGAAGTAGTGCGTTGGGCTTTCAATGCTAAAAAGGGAGAGGTTTCCAGCATTATGGGAGTAGATAAAAAGTATGTGGTTGCTTATTTGAGTGCCGTTTCTGCCAAAGGTTTGCCGGAGTTGGATGCAGTAAAAGATCGCGTGAAGTTTGATTATATCCGCGATAAAAAAGCAGAGCTTTTGGCTAAGAAATTAGAAGATACCAATGGGGCTAATATTGATGCTGTAGCTTCTAAATTGCAAAAAGAAGCAGTAGCGGTAAGTGGTGCTACTTTTGCCAATCCAAGTTTAAATGGTTCTTTGTTTGAGCCAACTGTTGTTGGTGCAGCATTGGGAGCAGCCGTTAATAAAGTAGTGTTGCCAATAAAAGGAAGTTCCGGAGTGTATGCCATTCAAGTTACCAACAAAACGGCTGCACCTAAAGCAACCGATTTCACTAGTTTCACACAAACCTTGAAAGCACAAATTCAAAACAAAGGAAGCCGAGTGCAGGAAGCTCAGAAAAAACTGGCTACTGTAGAAGATTTCCGTTTTGATTTCTTTTAA